Within the Microbacterium terricola genome, the region GTGGAGGCCCGCGCGGCGTACACGCTCGTGCGCGACCCGGACGCGCGCATCGTGCTGCGGATCCCGATCGAGCCGTCGGCCTCGTCGCACACCGATGCGGTGCCGCCGGTACTGCCGGCCAGCGGCGCGGTGCGCTGGGTCCGCTCGCTCGGCGTCGTGCACGGCTGGCGGGTGTGGATCGCCTCCGCCGACGGGATCGTGCAGGAGGAGGACTGCATCGCGGTCAGCCGCGGGGAGGTCGCCCGCGCCCGCTGTGTGCCCGCGGCGCTCCGAGGGACGGCCGCGCTCGCCGTGGACGTGCCCTACGACCTCGTCCCGCCCGCCGACCGACCGCAGGGCATGGCCGTCGGCGAGCGCCTCGGATTCCTGTGGTCGGGCGGCGATTCCGGCGTCTACGTGCTCGTGGCGGCTGAGCCGGAGCCCCGTCCCTGAGCCGTCCGCGCGACACCCGCGGCGGACGCACGGCTACGGTGGGCGGGTGCCAGACATCGAGCTCCGCGACATCCACCAGGCCGACGCCGGCGAGGTGCTGACGCTGCAGCGCGCCGCGTTCGTCCAGGAAGCGCTCATCTACCGGTCCGTCGACATGCCGCCGCTCACCCAGACCCTCGAGGAGCTCGAGGCCGAGCTGCACGAGAACCTCGGGGTCGTCGCACTGGACGGGCCGCGCATGGTCGGCGCCGTGCGCGCGCGGCTCGACCGCGAGCTGCTGCTCATCGGCCGGCTCGTGATCGCCCCGGACCAGCAGGGCCAGGGCGTCGGCACCCGCCTGCTCGCCGCGGTCGAACGACGCGGAGCGGATGCCGGCGCCACCGCCGCCGAACTGTTCACCGGATCGCTCAGTGAGGCGAACCTGCGGCTGTACGGCCGCGAGGGCTACCGCGAGTCGCAGCGGGTGCAGGGCGACGACGGCATCGAGCAGGTCTTCCT harbors:
- a CDS encoding GNAT family N-acetyltransferase → MPDIELRDIHQADAGEVLTLQRAAFVQEALIYRSVDMPPLTQTLEELEAELHENLGVVALDGPRMVGAVRARLDRELLLIGRLVIAPDQQGQGVGTRLLAAVERRGADAGATAAELFTGSLSEANLRLYGREGYRESQRVQGDDGIEQVFLRKPLTAG